One Formosa agariphila KMM 3901 genomic window, ATTATTAACAGAAGGTGGATATATAGAAAGTGTATATTCTTCTGGATATATGACACACGATTTTTAATAACACTTTAAGTGTTAAATCAAAGTATTAAGGCGGTTTATTAAACCGTCTTTTTTATTTTTGCACGATATTTAAAATAAGATATCTAATTTTTCTTAAAGCTTAATTTATGAATGCTAAACAAATAAAAAGGAATGCGGTAATAGGTATCTTGTTTTTCCTTCCTGTAACCTTTATGTTGTTTTTATATCCAGCGCAACACCATTACAACACGTTAGATGTTTTAAGCGATAAGGTGACCGATTTAAATGGTTTTACTTCAGATACAGATCAAGATATTGTTCTAGACGACCATTTAACGGTTTTGGGCTTCTATGGCAATCATCCCATGGAAAAACATACAGCATCATCTAATTTAAAAGAATTAATCTATGATAAGTTTAGAGGTTTTAAAACTTTTCAAGTGGTAATTGTGCTTCCAGAAGGTACCCAAGCTGAAGGTCAAGAATTGAAAGCCGAATTAATGAAGCATGAAGAGCTTAAGTATTGGCATTTTGTATATGGGTCTCCAAATGCTATTAAAGCCATTCAGAAGAGCTTAAATGTGCCTGATGTGTTAGATGATGATCTGTCTACAGATAACGTTTATATCATCGATAAAGAATTAAATCTTAGAGGTCGATTAGACGATAGAACAGATAATGAAATAGCGGCTAATGCAACAGCATATTCTAAGTATGCTTACGATGCTATTAAAGTAGCCGAATTAAAAAATAAAATGAGCGAAGATGTTAGGATTTTATTTACCGAATATCGCCAGAAACGTAAAGGAAATTTCGATTCAACATCTAGACGAGCAAACGATTTAAAAGGAACAGATGAGTAGTAAATCAAATTATTCGTACGTAGGTATTGCGTTTACAATTTTAGTTTTCGGAATTATTTTTATTCCTAAAATTGTAGATCGTATAAAAAATGGAGATATCGTTAGAAGCGATAGAATGAGTAATGTGCCAGATAATAATTTTTCTAACATGGATAAATTAATGTATTTGGAAATAGATGGTGAAGCTAAAAAAGTTCCAGATTTTAGTTTTACAAATCAGCATGGCGACACCATTACAAATAAAGATTATTTAGGTAATGTATATATTGTTGAATTTTTCTTTACAACCTGTCCAACAATCTGTCCAATTATGAGCAGAAATTTAGTAGATATTCAAGAACGTTTTAAAGGTATAGATGGATTAGGTATCGCTTCTTTTACCATAAACCCATCTCATGATACACCTGAAGTATTAAAGGCTTATGCTGAAAAATACGGAATTACCAATCCGAATTGGAATTTAATGACAGGAGATAAAGACGATAT contains:
- a CDS encoding SCO family protein — translated: MSSKSNYSYVGIAFTILVFGIIFIPKIVDRIKNGDIVRSDRMSNVPDNNFSNMDKLMYLEIDGEAKKVPDFSFTNQHGDTITNKDYLGNVYIVEFFFTTCPTICPIMSRNLVDIQERFKGIDGLGIASFTINPSHDTPEVLKAYAEKYGITNPNWNLMTGDKDDIYQLANLGFNLYAAENENIAGGFEHSGNFALIDKNGFIRSRSDQFGNPRIYYRGTITEKEKYNEDGEEEEISMLKEDIKKLLNE